The following coding sequences lie in one Globicephala melas chromosome 15, mGloMel1.2, whole genome shotgun sequence genomic window:
- the GTSF1L gene encoding LOW QUALITY PROTEIN: gametocyte-specific factor 1-like (The sequence of the model RefSeq protein was modified relative to this genomic sequence to represent the inferred CDS: deleted 1 base in 1 codon; substituted 1 base at 1 genomic stop codon) translates to MEPEALQICPYNPQHRIPLRRFQYHLASCRRKNPKKAKKMASCKYNACHVFPIKKLEEHEAACVNRSTVEEEDSLSPLKFSLPSSEQNGNTPPVSRWLPNSDVWNVDSTNSHPMFVLKTFVPQKLTCEIDARESERETTPHPXPPRQKIIRPGE, encoded by the exons ATGGAGCCAGAAGCCTTACAAATTTGCCCTTACAACCCTCAACACCGAATCCCACTCAGAAGATTTCAATACCACCTGGCATCATGCAGGAGAAAGAACCCCAAAAAAGCTAAAAAGATGGCCAGCTGCAAATACAACGCCTGCCACGTGTTCCCCATCAAAAAGCTGGAGGAGCATGAGGCTGCCTGTGTCAACAGAAGCACAGTGGAGGAAGAGGACAGCTTGAGCCCTCTGAAGTTCAGCCTTCCGAGTTCAGAGCAGAACGGAAACACCCCTCCAGTGTCCCGCTGGCTCCCCAACTCTGATGTCTGGAATGTAGATAGCACGAATTCCCACCCCATGTTTGTCCTTAAGACTTTTGTTCCCCAAAAGCTTACTTGTGAAATCGACGcgagagagtcagagagagag acCACACCCCATCCCTGACCCCCCCGCCAGAAGATCATCAGACCAGGAGAGTAA